A region from the Halobacillus mangrovi genome encodes:
- a CDS encoding DedA family protein translates to MENWLIDLINTYGYIGILLLIALENIFPPIPSEVILTFGGFMTTISNISIFGVIMSATAGSVLGAALLYGIGLQLDVERLEKIVDKWGHFLRLTKKDIHKADLWFDRYGPWTVLFCRFVPIVRSLISIPAGMSNMSFSLFLALTTFGTLIWNVVLVFVGASVGTSWNEIVLYMDIYAKIIYILLAFLLVLFFIWFIKKKKAM, encoded by the coding sequence ATGGAAAATTGGTTGATTGATCTCATTAATACCTATGGATATATTGGTATTCTTTTATTGATAGCGCTCGAGAATATTTTTCCTCCGATTCCTTCTGAAGTGATCTTAACCTTTGGAGGGTTTATGACGACAATCAGTAATATCAGCATATTCGGAGTAATTATGTCCGCAACCGCTGGATCGGTCTTAGGGGCAGCATTGCTGTATGGAATTGGGTTGCAGCTGGATGTAGAAAGGCTTGAAAAAATCGTGGACAAGTGGGGGCACTTCTTACGATTGACGAAAAAAGATATTCATAAAGCGGATCTATGGTTTGATCGCTATGGACCTTGGACAGTGCTCTTCTGCCGGTTTGTTCCAATAGTACGAAGTTTGATTTCCATCCCTGCAGGAATGTCGAATATGAGCTTTTCACTATTCCTTGCTTTGACCACATTTGGGACGCTGATTTGGAACGTGGTGCTCGTTTTTGTAGGGGCTTCCGTAGGGACATCATGGAACGAAATCGTCCTTTACATGGATATATACGCCAAAATTATTTATATCCTGCTAGCCTTTCTCCTTGTTTTATTCTTCATTTGGTTTATAAAGAAGAAAAAGGCTATGTAA
- the rlmN gene encoding 23S rRNA (adenine(2503)-C(2))-methyltransferase RlmN → MKPSIYGLTFDQLTDWLIEHGEKKFRAKQVWNWLYQKRVTDFSQMKNLNQSCVDLLDQHFTIETLAEEIKQESKDGTIKFLFKLDDGNVIETVLMRFNYGLSVCVTTQVGCNIGCSFCASGILRKNRDLTSGEIVEQIMQVQHHLDQQGKDERVSHIVVMGIGEPFDNYDNLIDFLKVVNDQKGLSIGARHITVSTSGIAPKMYEFADEGIQINLALSIHAPNNELRSRIMKINKAYPLEKLMPAIDYYLEKTNRRITFEYILLRDVNDHVAEAHQLADLLMDKRHLSYVNLIPYNPVADHPYERSEKEAILSFYQTLMDRGIKCGVRTEHGTDIDAACGQLRSKQIEKEKARKKKKMQTN, encoded by the coding sequence ATGAAACCATCCATTTACGGATTGACGTTTGATCAATTGACGGACTGGTTGATTGAGCATGGAGAGAAAAAGTTCCGAGCGAAGCAAGTGTGGAACTGGCTCTACCAAAAACGCGTGACGGATTTTTCACAAATGAAAAACTTGAACCAATCCTGCGTGGATCTGCTTGATCAGCACTTTACAATTGAAACGTTAGCCGAAGAAATTAAACAGGAGTCAAAAGACGGAACTATTAAGTTCTTATTTAAGCTTGATGATGGCAATGTTATTGAAACCGTTCTGATGCGGTTTAATTATGGTCTTTCTGTCTGTGTGACTACCCAGGTCGGTTGTAATATCGGGTGCTCATTCTGTGCAAGTGGTATTTTGCGTAAAAACCGCGATTTAACGAGCGGTGAGATTGTTGAGCAAATTATGCAAGTGCAGCACCACCTTGACCAGCAAGGAAAAGACGAACGCGTCAGTCACATCGTTGTGATGGGAATAGGTGAACCATTTGATAACTACGACAACTTGATTGACTTCTTAAAAGTCGTCAACGATCAAAAAGGTTTATCCATTGGAGCTCGCCACATTACTGTTTCTACAAGTGGCATTGCACCGAAAATGTACGAGTTTGCGGATGAAGGCATCCAGATCAATCTGGCTCTATCCATCCACGCACCAAACAATGAGCTGCGTTCGCGCATCATGAAAATCAATAAGGCGTACCCGTTAGAGAAACTGATGCCTGCAATCGATTACTATCTTGAGAAAACCAACCGCAGGATTACGTTTGAATATATCCTGTTGCGTGATGTCAATGACCACGTAGCCGAAGCTCATCAGCTAGCGGATTTGTTGATGGATAAGCGTCATTTGTCTTACGTGAACTTGATACCGTATAACCCGGTAGCCGACCATCCTTACGAACGCAGTGAAAAAGAAGCAATCTTGTCGTTCTATCAAACATTGATGGATCGCGGAATCAAATGCGGAGTACGTACAGAGCATGGCACGGACATTGACGCGGCATGTGGACAGCTACGCAGTAAACAGATTGAAAAAGAAAAAGCACGTAAGAAGAAAAAGATGCAAACGAACTAA
- the thiT gene encoding energy-coupled thiamine transporter ThiT has protein sequence MRNQRVLFLVEMAIFSALAILLDIIPFLSFKLWAQGGSVSFAMVPVFIMAFRWGVKGGMTTGLLFGIYQILTGAYIITPLQTILDYLVAFSVIGLAGVVAKPLWKAISSNEKGSLIFWVTVGCFIGSLLRFFGHFIAGIVFYGEFAPEGQPVWLYSLIYNGGYMLPAFVLSAVIVALLFVQRPQLVIR, from the coding sequence GTGAGAAACCAACGCGTTTTATTTCTAGTGGAAATGGCGATCTTTTCTGCTTTAGCCATTTTACTTGATATCATTCCTTTTTTATCGTTTAAACTATGGGCGCAGGGAGGATCGGTCTCTTTTGCGATGGTGCCCGTCTTTATCATGGCGTTTCGCTGGGGAGTAAAAGGAGGGATGACGACAGGACTTTTATTTGGGATTTACCAAATACTCACGGGTGCTTACATCATCACTCCGTTGCAGACGATTCTCGATTATCTGGTCGCCTTTTCTGTCATCGGTTTAGCAGGGGTTGTGGCAAAACCACTATGGAAAGCCATCTCTTCGAATGAAAAAGGATCTTTAATTTTCTGGGTAACTGTTGGCTGTTTTATCGGCAGCTTACTCCGCTTTTTTGGGCACTTTATTGCTGGAATTGTCTTTTACGGAGAGTTCGCTCCAGAAGGTCAGCCCGTCTGGTTATACTCCCTTATTTATAACGGGGGATACATGCTGCCAGCTTTTGTCCTGAGTGCAGTGATTGTAGCTCTGCTTTTCGTTCAACGCCCACAATTAGTCATAAGGTAA
- a CDS encoding SDR family oxidoreductase, translating into MKTVVITGASSGFGYMTALKCAEKGFRVIATMRNMEKAKLFKKDSINEEVKRRIEVWQLDVTDAISLAHFQERLQEVERVDVLVNNAGFAIGGFVEQVPLEAYRRQFETNLFGVISVTKAVLPVMRKQQSGKILNVSSVSGRIGFPGLSAYVSSKYALEGLSESLRFEVKPFGIDVGLIEPGSYETNIWSSGMELPNAVYNPESPYADYMKALWKALNRESHGDPQQVAALMTKLAEKDHIRKLRYPIGSGVRMNLFLKKVLPWGWLERMVLKNLLS; encoded by the coding sequence ATGAAAACGGTCGTTATTACCGGTGCATCTAGTGGTTTTGGCTACATGACCGCATTGAAATGTGCTGAAAAAGGATTCCGTGTTATCGCAACGATGAGAAATATGGAAAAAGCGAAGCTATTTAAAAAGGATTCTATAAATGAGGAAGTCAAACGAAGAATTGAAGTTTGGCAGTTAGATGTGACAGATGCTATCTCATTGGCTCACTTTCAGGAAAGGCTTCAAGAAGTTGAGAGAGTGGACGTGCTCGTCAATAATGCGGGTTTTGCGATTGGAGGTTTTGTGGAACAAGTACCTCTGGAGGCTTATCGGCGTCAGTTCGAAACGAATTTATTTGGTGTAATAAGTGTAACGAAAGCTGTGCTCCCTGTTATGAGAAAACAACAAAGCGGAAAAATCTTAAACGTCAGCAGCGTGAGCGGTCGAATTGGCTTTCCAGGATTGTCCGCGTACGTATCATCGAAATACGCGCTGGAAGGGCTATCCGAAAGTCTGCGGTTCGAAGTGAAACCTTTTGGAATCGATGTAGGTTTAATTGAACCAGGTTCCTATGAAACAAATATTTGGAGTTCTGGAATGGAGTTGCCAAACGCCGTTTATAACCCTGAATCACCTTATGCCGATTATATGAAAGCTCTCTGGAAAGCATTGAATCGTGAGTCTCACGGAGATCCACAGCAAGTAGCAGCACTAATGACCAAACTTGCTGAAAAAGATCATATTCGAAAATTGCGTTATCCAATTGGTTCAGGAGTAAGGATGAACCTATTCTTAAAGAAGGTGCTTCCGTGGGGTTGGTTGGAAAGAATGGTTTTGAAAAACCTGCTTTCCTGA
- a CDS encoding Fe3+ hydroxamate ABC transporter substrate-binding protein — MLNRAPECASCGKEISGNDVVYVKLRYPKMKGFAEVKSYLRNEGEMLCETCQKSR; from the coding sequence TTGTTAAATCGAGCACCCGAATGTGCAAGTTGCGGTAAAGAAATAAGCGGCAACGATGTCGTCTATGTAAAATTACGCTACCCTAAAATGAAAGGGTTTGCAGAAGTGAAATCTTATTTAAGAAATGAAGGAGAAATGTTGTGTGAAACCTGTCAAAAAAGCAGGTGA
- a CDS encoding YgjP-like metallopeptidase domain-containing protein, with product MPLIKDGTTTIAYTLHKKADIHFVKIYIDDLNGIKVTASELRSEDKIQAFLNKKAEWIKDKWTSLHENLYHIDRLTLEDGQKISYLGRSYQLIIQESDEDQATFRFQKGKFRFTYPPAIDMGERNEKLIQLAREWLQSKADEKYRKLHSSKVTREEDVFRLGVKETDHIKLNWRLVQQPKAEILERIDDLIQEKTC from the coding sequence ATGCCACTAATTAAAGATGGTACGACCACCATCGCCTATACCCTACATAAAAAAGCAGATATACATTTTGTGAAGATTTACATTGATGATTTAAATGGAATTAAAGTGACTGCCTCAGAATTAAGAAGTGAAGATAAGATACAAGCGTTTCTTAATAAGAAAGCAGAATGGATCAAAGATAAATGGACATCTCTCCATGAAAATCTTTATCATATAGACCGACTCACCTTAGAGGATGGTCAAAAAATTTCTTATCTCGGCCGATCTTATCAACTCATCATACAGGAATCAGATGAAGATCAAGCAACGTTTCGCTTTCAAAAAGGAAAATTCCGGTTTACTTATCCACCAGCGATCGATATGGGAGAGAGAAATGAAAAACTGATTCAACTCGCTAGAGAATGGCTTCAATCAAAAGCAGACGAAAAGTATAGGAAGCTTCATAGTAGCAAGGTTACACGTGAAGAAGACGTCTTTAGATTAGGTGTGAAAGAGACTGATCACATTAAATTGAATTGGAGGCTGGTGCAGCAGCCTAAAGCTGAAATTTTAGAGCGAATTGACGACTTAATACAAGAGAAAACATGTTAA
- the zupT gene encoding zinc transporter ZupT produces the protein MENLVLAFSLTLLAGLATGIGSILAFFTSRTNTRFLSISLGFSAGVMIYVSMIEIFFKAQEALVNSMGEVPGRWVTVGGFFGGMVVIALIDKVIPKAGNPHEVKKVEDMEKPKSERTDAQLLKMGTFTALAIAIHNFPEGIATFTAALNDPNLGVAIAVAIAIHNIPEGIAVSVPVYFATGSKKKAFNLSFLSGLSEPVGAILAYLLLMPFLNDMVFGILFAGVAGIMVFISLDELLPASRRYGEAHLSIYGVVAGMAVMALSLLLFI, from the coding sequence ATGGAGAATCTTGTACTCGCCTTTAGCCTGACCCTTCTCGCCGGTTTGGCTACTGGGATCGGGAGTATTCTGGCTTTTTTTACATCAAGAACAAATACGAGGTTTTTATCCATATCCCTTGGTTTTTCCGCTGGGGTAATGATTTATGTATCAATGATAGAGATCTTCTTTAAGGCACAGGAGGCCCTTGTCAATTCAATGGGAGAGGTGCCTGGAAGATGGGTGACCGTCGGTGGTTTTTTTGGTGGTATGGTCGTAATTGCATTAATCGATAAAGTTATTCCGAAAGCAGGAAACCCGCATGAAGTGAAGAAAGTTGAGGATATGGAGAAACCTAAATCTGAAAGAACGGACGCTCAGCTTCTTAAAATGGGAACGTTCACAGCATTAGCCATTGCCATCCACAACTTCCCTGAAGGAATTGCAACGTTTACGGCTGCTTTAAATGACCCGAACCTGGGCGTTGCGATTGCTGTGGCTATTGCCATCCATAACATTCCAGAGGGAATTGCTGTTTCCGTTCCGGTCTATTTCGCTACTGGAAGTAAAAAGAAAGCATTCAACCTTTCTTTTTTGAGCGGATTGTCTGAGCCGGTTGGTGCCATTCTTGCTTACCTCTTATTAATGCCGTTTTTGAATGATATGGTGTTCGGCATTCTGTTTGCTGGAGTAGCGGGAATTATGGTCTTTATTTCATTAGATGAGCTGCTTCCTGCTTCCAGAAGATATGGAGAAGCACATCTATCAATATACGGAGTTGTCGCAGGAATGGCTGTGATGGCCTTAAGTCTATTATTATTCATTTAA
- a CDS encoding phospholipase D family protein yields the protein MKRFLKKRMRKRRNKLRQIHKSKIFWIIIIFILVNTFMIAYHTSWKPLPEGISYKGETHSMEDIEFFYDLTYENKDGETVHERQIFQELGRTISEADDFIVADMFLFNGYTNGKNKFPPISENLVDQIVQQKEKHPDLKVVFITDQINTIYKSYESETIRRLEDAGVDVVLTNINKLRDSNPLYSSVWRLFFSWMGTEGQGWIGNPIAKEAPDVTLRSYMKLLNIKANHRKLLVTEDSAIVQTANPHDASGYHENVAFKMKGPIIKDILEAEEAVVNYSGEADFPEYENMTFEKQEGNLKTKFVTEGKIYRSILEELKKAGEGDNVWLGMYYLADRKVIDQLDKAADRGAVVNIIMDPNKKAFGHQKPGLPNLPVAAEMKNLGNKNINMRWYEVNIEQFHTKMLYIDKQKENVIIAGSANYTRRNLANLNLEADVVIKGPPSEEVFKEVDSYFKRIWNNDNGETYTAEYSEFQGNLTFIRYVTYYLQKWTWFTTY from the coding sequence ATGAAGAGATTTTTGAAGAAGCGGATGCGTAAAAGAAGAAATAAGCTAAGACAGATTCATAAGAGCAAGATATTTTGGATCATCATCATATTTATCCTCGTCAATACCTTCATGATTGCCTATCATACCTCTTGGAAGCCATTGCCTGAAGGGATATCTTATAAAGGAGAAACCCATTCGATGGAAGATATCGAATTTTTTTATGATTTAACATACGAGAATAAAGACGGAGAGACGGTACATGAACGTCAAATCTTTCAGGAGTTAGGGCGTACAATTTCTGAGGCGGACGATTTTATTGTAGCGGACATGTTTTTATTCAATGGCTATACAAACGGAAAAAACAAGTTTCCTCCGATTTCGGAGAACCTTGTTGATCAAATTGTTCAGCAAAAAGAAAAACATCCTGACCTTAAAGTTGTTTTTATCACGGATCAAATCAATACCATTTATAAATCGTATGAATCGGAAACCATTCGCCGCTTAGAAGATGCCGGGGTGGACGTTGTACTCACGAACATAAACAAACTGAGGGATTCCAATCCTCTTTATTCAAGTGTGTGGCGCTTGTTCTTTTCCTGGATGGGGACCGAGGGGCAAGGCTGGATTGGCAACCCCATCGCTAAAGAAGCGCCAGATGTCACTCTAAGGTCTTATATGAAGCTTTTGAACATTAAAGCGAATCACCGGAAGCTGCTCGTCACGGAGGATTCTGCCATTGTCCAAACGGCAAACCCACATGATGCAAGCGGCTATCATGAGAATGTAGCATTTAAAATGAAAGGCCCAATTATTAAGGATATATTAGAAGCAGAAGAAGCCGTCGTCAATTATTCAGGAGAAGCTGATTTTCCAGAGTATGAAAATATGACATTTGAGAAGCAAGAGGGAAATTTGAAAACCAAATTTGTAACTGAAGGGAAGATCTACCGCTCAATCCTCGAGGAACTAAAAAAAGCGGGGGAAGGCGATAATGTCTGGCTCGGCATGTATTACTTAGCTGACCGGAAAGTGATCGACCAGCTTGATAAAGCGGCCGATCGCGGGGCAGTAGTAAACATTATCATGGATCCAAATAAGAAAGCCTTCGGGCACCAAAAACCTGGACTGCCGAATTTACCTGTAGCAGCGGAAATGAAGAATTTAGGAAATAAAAATATCAATATGCGCTGGTATGAAGTGAATATAGAGCAATTTCATACGAAAATGCTCTATATTGATAAGCAGAAGGAGAACGTTATTATTGCAGGATCTGCCAACTACACAAGACGTAATTTGGCCAACTTGAATCTTGAAGCAGATGTTGTCATCAAAGGTCCGCCTTCCGAAGAAGTTTTTAAGGAAGTGGACAGCTATTTTAAACGGATATGGAACAATGACAACGGAGAAACATATACAGCCGAATATTCTGAGTTTCAAGGGAACCTGACTTTCATTCGTTATGTAACCTATTACCTGCAGAAATGGACATGGTTTACCACTTATTGA
- a CDS encoding alpha/beta hydrolase — protein MTNVLEGAGPIYFKGNEVGILVSHGFTGTTQSMRPLAEAYARAGYTVCAPRLKGHGTTPEDMEESTYEDWITSIDDAYEWLKDRCKVIFAVGLSMGGTLALYVAQNYPDIEGVIPINAAIDIPAMENTEAMDGPFVDAIGSDIKKGGVEELAYERTPVRSIDQLLDLMSQVKSQLSSVHCPILVFVSDEDHVVPPHNSEVIFDTVFSEHKEIVHLENSYHVATLDNDQDLIIERSLEFFQMYTKTM, from the coding sequence ATGACGAACGTCTTAGAAGGTGCAGGTCCTATTTACTTTAAAGGAAATGAAGTTGGTATTCTTGTTTCCCACGGGTTTACTGGTACAACTCAAAGCATGAGACCTCTTGCGGAAGCTTACGCAAGGGCTGGGTACACCGTTTGTGCGCCACGACTGAAAGGTCATGGAACGACGCCAGAAGATATGGAAGAGTCGACATATGAGGACTGGATTACTTCCATTGATGATGCCTACGAATGGTTAAAAGACAGGTGTAAAGTTATATTTGCAGTGGGACTTTCTATGGGAGGGACACTCGCATTGTACGTCGCCCAGAACTATCCGGATATTGAGGGCGTCATACCAATAAATGCGGCGATCGATATTCCGGCGATGGAAAATACAGAAGCAATGGACGGCCCGTTCGTCGATGCGATTGGTTCGGATATTAAAAAAGGAGGAGTAGAAGAGCTTGCTTATGAACGGACACCCGTTCGTTCCATTGACCAGCTTTTGGATTTAATGAGTCAGGTGAAAAGCCAGCTCTCAAGCGTTCATTGTCCGATTCTAGTGTTTGTTTCGGATGAAGATCACGTCGTCCCTCCGCACAACTCTGAGGTCATTTTTGATACTGTGTTTTCCGAACACAAAGAAATTGTCCATTTGGAAAACAGTTATCACGTAGCCACATTGGATAATGACCAGGACTTAATCATTGAGCGGAGTCTAGAGTTCTTTCAAATGTATACAAAAACGATGTGA
- the yfkAB gene encoding radical SAM/CxCxxxxC motif protein YfkAB, with translation MSSDMKLQKLSPFYDPWEAYMDVKEHGKMTLSNIEFTTTTLCNMRCEHCAVGYTLQHKDPEALPMELLLKRLDEIPHLRTLSITGGEPMMSKKSVEQYVVPLLKYAHERGVRTQINSNLTLPYKRYLPIIPYLDVLHISHNWGTIEEFIHTGFAHMERKPTEENRKMFFDRMVENSQRLSEEGVMVSAETMLNRRTYPYLEEIHDHVREMKCARHEIHPMYPVDFASSLETLSLEKMREAINRLLDNRDQEMWMLFGTLPYYPCSSSQDDLDMLKRLYEEKNVTVRNDPDGRSRLNVNIFSGDIIVTDFGDEPGLGNIKDTKLTDAYQNWMGTKTAKSLNCHCPAVECLGPNVLVKNTYYQEIDFQKRSTNISL, from the coding sequence ATGAGTTCTGACATGAAGCTTCAGAAGCTATCTCCCTTTTATGATCCGTGGGAAGCCTACATGGACGTAAAAGAACACGGAAAGATGACCTTATCCAATATTGAATTCACAACGACGACCTTATGTAATATGAGGTGTGAGCACTGTGCAGTCGGATATACATTGCAACATAAAGACCCAGAAGCATTGCCAATGGAATTGCTTTTAAAGCGGCTTGATGAAATTCCTCACTTAAGAACGCTGAGTATTACCGGCGGTGAACCGATGATGTCCAAAAAATCTGTGGAACAATATGTCGTACCTTTACTTAAATATGCCCACGAGCGCGGGGTCCGTACACAAATAAATTCCAATCTGACTCTTCCTTATAAACGATATCTGCCGATTATCCCTTACTTGGATGTATTACATATTTCACACAACTGGGGAACAATTGAAGAATTCATCCATACAGGTTTTGCCCATATGGAAAGAAAGCCCACGGAAGAAAACCGTAAAATGTTTTTCGACCGTATGGTAGAAAACTCTCAGCGCCTATCTGAAGAAGGCGTTATGGTTTCAGCAGAAACAATGCTGAATCGACGGACTTACCCTTACCTTGAGGAAATTCACGATCATGTAAGGGAAATGAAGTGTGCTAGGCATGAAATTCACCCGATGTACCCTGTGGACTTTGCCAGCAGTTTAGAAACTTTGAGTCTAGAGAAAATGAGAGAAGCTATCAATCGTCTTCTCGACAACCGGGACCAAGAGATGTGGATGCTCTTTGGTACCCTTCCCTATTACCCTTGCAGTTCTTCTCAGGATGACTTAGATATGCTGAAACGATTGTATGAAGAGAAAAATGTGACAGTAAGGAACGATCCTGATGGCCGCTCCCGGTTAAACGTAAACATCTTCAGCGGAGACATTATCGTGACTGACTTTGGAGACGAACCCGGTCTAGGAAACATCAAAGATACAAAGCTCACAGATGCCTATCAAAACTGGATGGGAACAAAAACAGCGAAAAGCCTAAACTGCCACTGTCCGGCAGTGGAATGCCTTGGTCCTAATGTATTAGTCAAAAACACGTATTACCAAGAGATCGACTTCCAAAAACGCAGCACAAATATATCATTATAA
- a CDS encoding site-2 protease family protein, with product MFTLSDIPMFFVNFFLILPIVTLIHEAGHVLTARLFGGKIKFCIGTGETLFHIGSLEVKKKYFMEGWCQYEALTYNKTWAHVSIYLAGSLFNLIVILLMNYLIMTDVLPATLFFYQYAYFSIYFIFFSLFPYRNDDGKPSDGLAVYDVIRYGKAEDPID from the coding sequence ATGTTCACACTTAGTGATATTCCTATGTTCTTTGTTAACTTTTTTCTTATATTACCCATCGTCACCCTCATCCATGAAGCGGGACATGTATTGACAGCCCGCTTGTTTGGAGGAAAGATCAAATTCTGCATAGGCACAGGCGAAACCCTTTTCCATATCGGGTCACTTGAAGTGAAGAAAAAGTACTTTATGGAGGGCTGGTGTCAATATGAGGCGCTGACCTACAATAAAACATGGGCTCATGTCTCTATCTATCTAGCGGGAAGTTTATTCAATTTAATCGTTATCCTACTGATGAATTACCTCATTATGACGGATGTCTTACCCGCGACACTATTTTTCTATCAGTACGCTTATTTTTCCATTTACTTCATCTTTTTTTCGTTATTCCCTTACAGAAATGATGATGGAAAGCCAAGCGATGGACTGGCTGTCTATGACGTCATTCGATACGGAAAAGCGGAAGATCCTATAGACTAA
- a CDS encoding DJ-1/PfpI family protein yields MSAKKVLIVTGDAVEALEVYYPYFRCLEEGFEVDIAAPHQKKLNTVIHDFEDWETYTEKRGYMVESNLTFSDVNPGDYDALIIPGGRAPEHIRMNENLPGIVSHFFIAEKPIAVMCHGSLVLTTIADQVKGRKLTAYHACKPEVQSVGAEYMDEMNYVDHNLISGHAWPDLPAIMKEFVKQVNGSKVNT; encoded by the coding sequence ATGTCCGCAAAAAAAGTATTGATTGTAACCGGTGATGCCGTAGAAGCATTAGAAGTGTATTATCCTTATTTCAGATGTTTAGAAGAAGGTTTTGAAGTGGATATCGCAGCACCTCATCAGAAAAAACTGAACACCGTCATCCACGATTTTGAGGATTGGGAAACCTATACGGAAAAGAGGGGGTATATGGTAGAGTCGAACCTGACCTTTTCCGATGTGAATCCTGGTGATTACGATGCGTTGATCATTCCGGGCGGTCGTGCTCCTGAACACATCCGCATGAATGAAAATTTACCAGGAATCGTGAGCCACTTCTTTATTGCAGAAAAGCCTATTGCCGTTATGTGTCATGGAAGCCTTGTATTAACGACGATCGCGGATCAAGTGAAAGGACGGAAGTTAACCGCCTACCACGCTTGTAAGCCTGAAGTACAAAGTGTCGGAGCAGAATACATGGATGAGATGAATTACGTCGATCATAACCTCATATCCGGACATGCTTGGCCTGATCTTCCTGCGATTATGAAAGAGTTTGTAAAACAGGTAAATGGTTCAAAAGTAAATACTTAA